gtaggaccgttgctattcacaatatacataaatgaccttgtggatgacatcggaagttcactgaggcttttttgcggatgatgctgtagtacatcgagaggttgtaacattggaaaattgtacttaaatgcaggaggatctgcaacgaattggcgcatggtgcagggaatggcaattgaatctcaatgtagacaagtgtaatgtgctgcgaatacacagaaagatagatcccttatcatttagctacaatatagcaggtcagcaactggaagcagttaattccatacattatctgggagtaggcattaggagtgatttaaaactgaATGATCataaaagttgatcgtcggtaaaggagatgccagacagagattcattggaagaatcctaaggaaatgcaatccgaaaacaaaggaagtaggttacagtgcacgtgttcgcccactgcttgaatattgctcgctagtgtgggatccgtaccagataaggttgatagaacagatagagaagatccaacggagagcagcgcgcttcgttataggatcatttagtattcgcgaaagcgttacggagatgatagataaaccccagtggaagactctgcaggagagacgctcagtagttcggtacgggcttttgttgaagtttcgagaacatacctccaccgagtagtcaagcagtatattgctccctcctacgtatatctcgcgaagagaccatgaggataaaatcagagagattagagcccacacagaggcataccgacaatatttctttccacgaacaatacgagactggaatagaatggagaaacgatagaggtactcaaagtaccctccgccacaccgtcaggtggcttgcggagtatggatgtagatgtagaattcattGTGCAGTGCACGTGAGGAAACTAGGAATACAAGAAAATGAATGAAATGGctcggagcgctatgggacttaacatctgaggtcattagtcccctagaacttagaactacttaaacctaactattctaaggacatcacacacatccatgcccgaggcaggattcgaacctgcgactgtagcagtcgcgcggttccggactgagcgcctagaaccgcacggccaccgcggccggcactaggaATACAGAATGACTAAAAAAAGAACAATTTCAATTGCTTATTACAGACTATGAAGGACATAAACAAAATGCACGtgtcactggacagaggaaggttAAAAGTTTTATGCTCACACAAATGGAAATGTgcgtttgacgtcattggccgggaggccccttgcggggcaggtccgtccgctttggtgcagatcttattacattcaacgtcacactgggcgacctgtgcgccggatgaggatgaaatgatgatgaaggcaacacaacacccagtccctgagcggagaaaatctccgacccagcagggaatcgaacccgagcccataggacggcaatccgtcacgctgaccactcttttttttatctcattttgttcgatattggtcgttgtatttgttcctggcggacgtcccatgacgcttgttcatcatagatccattgactcagtttttgttttattacagagggcagctaaccctctgaccgaacacgctgagctaccgtgccggcagctatcggggcggactttgcTCACACAGACGCTATACCGTACTCTCATCgtgagcaccatgcgttgctcgagaaacatcgaaacgataGTCCATTACATTCCACATACGAATCAACAGGACCCTGGTTATTGAATCGATAGCTTCAATCATttcatttctcagctcttgaagagaagCTCCACAGGTGGGACCAAGATTCTGTCTTTTATGTACCCTCACAGGAAAAAAACTGCGAGGTGTGAGGACTGGTGACTTCGGAGCCCAAAAACAAATAACAAGATCTTGTCCTCTTTCAATACACCGTTGAGGGATGGTGTTGTTAAGGTAACGCCGCATCTCCAGGTGAAATTGAGGTGGGGCATCGTCATGCATAAAAATATAATCCCTGAAACTTCGTTAAGTTAAGAAAACAACCCATTTTGCAGTATGTCCAGCTACGACATTCCTGTCACAATTTCCTCCACGAAAAAGAGAGGTCCATAAACTTTAAGCAGAAGCGGTACAAAACATATTCTTATTTGGTGAGTCTCTTGCATGTTCGGCGACTACACCAGGATTATGTGGCCCCAAAATTATTACATTACGGTGATTTACTTTAGCAGATAGATGAAActtcgattcatccgaaaagatgactcgATCGAGaaaaaagtgccctctgccatatccgtaccttctgttatggtcgccgGGACGCAATTGTTGCATTAAATGCAACTTACATAGCTGTATATGAAGGCGTCGTCTCGGAACACGCCACCCTATTGTTTATGAAAGTTCCTGGGCTGCCTGTCTTGTGAATTTCCCAGGGCTCCGTGTGAACGTCATCACGGATGCGCTCGACATTTTCGTCACACGTGCGTGACCGACAGTGCAGATGAaaatgcaaccaacttccaagaatttcgtGTCCCAGTGATAAATCAGCATGTACAGAGGCGACTTCTTattgaatcgacggcggaatgcacgttgtaCTTGAACGATGGATTGATTTCACGCAAATTCCAACACgcgaaatgatttctcttgtgaaacgtcctggcagattaaaactgtgtgcggagactcgaactcgggacctttgcctttcacgggcaagtactctatcttctgagctacccaagcacgactgacgcccccgctcacagctttacttctgccagtacctcgtctcctaccttccaaacttcacagaagctctcctgcgaacctagcggaactagcactcctggaaggaaggatattgcggagacatggcttagccacgccTGGggaagttcgtgtctcggtccggcacacagttttaaccttccaggaagtttcacatcagcgcacattccgctacagagtgaaaatataaTTCTGGATTTCTCTTACGTTGTAATCATCATGTTGCTACAAACAGACAACAGCGCAGCTGTGTCGAAACTTTGAACAAGCGTACGTATTCCAGTCTTTCATACGTTGTTTATAATAAGCATTTGAAATATGTTTGAATCGCCCGGTATACCTCAATCATGTATTTACTTCTGTCTACGCTACATTAAGGCAACATTAGGCTAACTACAGTGCGCGCGGAGGCATTTAAGCTATCATTCTACATAATCTCCAAACGAccatggaacgggaagaaactttAATAGGTGGCACAAGGAGCCCTCCAACATACACTTCACCGGGGTTTAAGAAGTATAACTCTATAGTGCGCTAACGGCTGAAATTTGTTTTTGTTGCTTATGTAAGACATCGAACGTCGTAATCACAGTCGTTTAAGTTTTCATACGGCACAATGCAGCGTATATGGATCCATTTTTGAGTCACTCGTGCGTACGGCCTACCCTTTTACTACACTCACTACACCGTAGGCCTATACGTTTTATATCAGTAGAACATTCGTGTCTTACGGAGTCGTTTAGCGTGGGGCCTGTGTGCAATCTTGTTCTATtgctataaaaaaaagaaaattcacttcGGGTTTGTGGGTAAAATGTTCCGTCTTAGTGCGAAATCCATAGTGCAGTAGAAAAAAGTACTTTGTATGACACTACGTTCTTACAACAATCATTTCTGCAGTCCGGTGAACAAGTATCGTATTTGAAAAAGGCTACGACCTTAAGGAGCTTGACGTTATTGTTCTATTGTGGGTTGATGTTTATCTCGGTTTAGTGGGTGTGAGATGATAGCGCTTTGTACAAAGAAATTGTTCTCTAGACTGGATTCTTTAGCAGATAGTGTATCTGCGGCGGTCGTTGGCTGTAAAGAGTCGTAGCGTACAAGGGACCAGTGACGTCAGTTAACTCGACGAATACAACTCCGTTATGTTGATTGCCTCACAAAGCAGCAGTTAAATAGTCTACGGAGGGGGAACGTAAACCAGTGCATGTGAACAGCTCCAGTGTAACCGTTGGACTAGTTGATGAACCTTAAGCATGTCTACCAGAAACCAGGAAATAGTAAAATTTTCTGACCTTGGTAAGTGGGGCCTGGCGCCCCAACATTTTCTTATAGCCAACACGTATAACCTTTACTTCATTTTAATATCGTTAATAATTATTACCTATTATTAAACACTTTTTATTGCAGACTCAGATATTCAAGAGCTCATCAGAACAGCTGTTGCTTATCGGCAGAAAGCGCACTGCCCATACAGTAATTTCCAAGTAGGAGCAGCGTTGAAGTGCGATGACGACTCTGTGTTCGGTGGTTGTAACGTTGAAAACGTTGCTTATGGGTGCACGATATGTGCTGAACGCACTGCAATTGTGAAAGCCGTAAGTGAAGGTAAAAAGGTGTTCAAGCATTTTGCAATAACAGGAGACGTAACCGATGGATTTATATCACCTTGTGGCTCATGTCGTCAAGTGATTGTTGAATTTGGAACAGATGTGAAGGTCTATCTGGCAAAGCCCGATTTTTCAGATGTTCTAGTGACGGACATGGACACTATATTGCCTCTACCGTTCGTTCCAACGTCAATTCCCGAGTGACGTACAGCCACGTAAATCACAGGAAAGAAAACTGCAAGCCTTCATGAACAAATAATTGTTATCTTTGCTCTCAAACTGTAATACaaaatttctgtaaaattgtttgtggGTTTGGGTATATAAAAATATAGAATTTTATGAACTATGACAATGTTCCTTCGTAACATATCGTCTGTCCGCTGCTTTCATATTGGCTGCGTAGACACAGCAATTGACCAGTGCCACCTAGGCATATAACTGAGTTAACACATCATCTTTCCTTTCCCATGTATATAACGGCGAGAGCTGACAACATTGCGGCACGAAAAACGTAAGTACGCCAATCGCAGCGATCTATACCATTAACCACATTTTATATGAGAAGAAAACTTCGTCTTTTTACGGAATAGTTTAGCATTACCTCTATACAAACgataaccttttcttttactataAAAAAGAGCTTTCATGGCAGAAAATCATTGAATCCGTCGATTTTTTGGCGTAAAAGATTCACTTTATGTGCAAAAACCATTTTGTTGTAGAAAAACAAAAAACTACTTCATCTGCATTCTGTGTTCTTGAACGTATCATATCTATGCTCTGGTGAACAAGTATCGTATCTGAATCAGGTGACGAACTTTGGAGGTGAATGTTTCTCTTTAGTTGTGTTTGTGTTTATCTTGGCTTAGCGGAACTTTGGAGGTGAATGTTACTGTTTtgttgtgtttgtgtttattttggCTTAGCGTACGCGAAAAGACAGCGCGGTGCACGGGAAACTGTTTTCTGCTGTGAACTCATTTGCGGATGAAGCATCGGCGTCTATGATTCTGTGTAGCCCGTTTAGTAACCTTGGTATGTAGAGAGTCGTGGCAACATGTACAAGGAATCAGTCTCGCCAGTGCGTCACCGTACTTTGCTACGATGTGCTGATTGCCTCACAAAGCAGCAGTTAAAGAGTCTATCCAGGGAGAATGTAAAAAACTGCTGTATGTCAACAGCTCCAGGGTGACAGCTGAAGTAGTTGCATTAACTTTAAGCATGTATCCAAGAAACCACGAAATAGTGAAGTTCTCTGACCTTGGTAAGTAAGGCGTGGCGTCCCAATCATTTTTCTGGTCACAGTTACAATCACTCGTTTCTTTTTAATTTCCGTGACAATTATtactataataatttttttaaaattacagacTCAGATGTTCAGGAGCTCATCAGAACAGCTGTTTCTTATAGACAGAAAGCTCACTGCCCATACAGTAAATTTCCAGTAGGAGCAGCGTTGAAGTGTGATGACGACTCTGTGTTCGGTGGTTGTAATGTTGAAAACGCCGCATATGGTTCCAGTATATGTGCTGAACGCACTGCAATTGTAAAAGCCGTAAGTGAAGGCAAAAAGCTGTTCAAGCATTTTGCGATAACGGGAGATGTAACTCAGGGATTTATATCGCCCTGTGGCTCATGTCGTCAAGTGATGGTTGAATTTGGAACAGACATGAAAGTCTATTTGGCAAAGCCAGATTTTTCAGATGTTCTAGTGACAAATATGGACGCTATATTGCCTCTAGCGTTCATTCCACTGTCAATGCCTAAGTGAAGTATAGTGTACAAGGCTATGTTAATCACAGAAACTTAAAGAAAGGAAATAACCGTATAATCTTTCATCAACAAGTAATTGTCATCTGTTCTCTCATATTGATGATAATTGTTTATTGCAATAATATCTGCATAATTTTGTTTTGACAGTGTACCATTTAAAAGAGCATGATCTGTTATAATAATGCAGTAtctctgtaaaataattttttgtaatggtTTTggcatatataatacagaattttATGAATTGTGTCTTAGTTATTTTCGTACCTAGATATCAC
This genomic interval from Schistocerca serialis cubense isolate TAMUIC-IGC-003099 chromosome 8, iqSchSeri2.2, whole genome shotgun sequence contains the following:
- the LOC126416492 gene encoding cytidine deaminase-like isoform X2 is translated as MSTRNQEIVKFSDLDSDIQELIRTAVAYRQKAHCPYSNFQVGAALKCDDDSVFGGCNVENVAYGCTICAERTAIVKAVSEGKKLFKHFAITGDVTQGFISPCGSCRQVMVEFGTDMKVYLAKPDFSDVLVTNMDAILPLAFIPLSMPK
- the LOC126416492 gene encoding cytidine deaminase-like isoform X1 — its product is MYPRNHEIVKFSDLDSDVQELIRTAVSYRQKAHCPYSKFPVGAALKCDDDSVFGGCNVENAAYGSSICAERTAIVKAVSEGKKLFKHFAITGDVTQGFISPCGSCRQVMVEFGTDMKVYLAKPDFSDVLVTNMDAILPLAFIPLSMPK